The genomic stretch AATTAGGAGGAAAAATTACTACCAATCGTTCCTAAAACTCACTGAGAGAAGATTTAAAATCATTTGTAAATACAATATTTGAGAATTAGTTATTTGTATGTCGTTTAAATGAGAATTTCAATCAATTGAAATGAACATAATCGTTGTGTCAAATGAGCTTCGTTTCGAGTCACTCTACTACTTATTACAAAAAAACACATACATGTAGATAAAAATACTACGGAACGCAAAAGTAGTGATTTGTAGCAAAcaatattataatttaaaacGAGCAACCATTTACGGAAATAAAGAAGAGTGCATTGAAATTCGAGGAGAATAGTTGAATAATCAAAGGTATAAATATGACTGCGTCTTCGACCGAAACCAGATATCAGAGAATGGTGCTCACACTACTGCTTGGCATTTGTGTCGTGGGAGCTGTCTTCGGATTGGACCCACAGGAGGCACAACTCATGCTGCGAGTACATAATGAGCATCGAGCATACCGAAAACTGTGTGGCGAAGAGGACATAGTGCCAGCAGAGGAAATACTACAGCCTCTTGTGAGTTTGAGATGATGTGGAAGCCTAGTGCTTCGCACTCTAATCTCAACGCGTTTCATCACATTGCTCATGAATGCACGATTATTAGTTTGCTATGGTTTTTATGCTTGTATCAGAAGTGGGACGATGAACTGGCTGCAGCTGCTCAAAGTTGGTCCGAAAAATGCAATCCATTTGACGAAGAACCGATCGGAAATGTTGGTAAATGGGATTCAGTTGGTCGAAATTCCGCTATTCAATCCGAGTTGGCAGAGTAGGTTTCCCAAGTGTTGGATTGTTGTGATTGTGCATGTTGTAGAGCTGTTGCATATTGGATGAAAGAATCGAACTACTATGACCACAATTCAGACCTCTGTGAGCCATCGCATCATTGCAACACTTACAAGCAGGTATGT from Schistosoma mansoni strain Puerto Rico chromosome 6, complete genome encodes the following:
- a CDS encoding venom allergen-like (VAL) 25 protein, whose amino-acid sequence is MTASSTETRYQRMVLTLLLGICVVGAVFGLDPQEAQLMLRVHNEHRAYRKLCGEEDIVPAEEILQPLKWDDELAAAAQSWSEKCNPFDEEPIGNVGKWDSVGRNSAIQSELAEAVAYWMKESNYYDHNSDLCEPSHHCNTYKQIVQAETAYVGCGYTRCEEYEYPSNMLVACYYSPKMMSGSPYTDGTNGRCGSE